The following DNA comes from Candidatus Parvarchaeota archaeon.
GCCTGGACAAAGCTCAAAAATTACTTAAGGATGGCTGGGAGTGCAAGTCAGTGCTTGGCACAGTGCCAAACCTGATAGGGACAATGCAGGCACAGATGGCAATAAACTGCCTGCTTGGAAAGCCGGTTGTGTCGGTCCCGGAATTCCTTATCTTTGATGCAAGTGAAAATGGCTTTTTCAGCATCAAGCGGCTTGGTTGACTCCCACCAACCTTTTTATTCAAGGCAGAATATAGCTTGTGCTATGGCAGGCTTGGATGTTTTGTGCGTCGGGCACATGCTCTATGATATCCGATGCTATGTTGGCAGCTTTCCCAAGCCCGATAAGGCATCCATCATTGAGCAGCCAATCCACACTTCTTCCGGCGGCAGTGCTGCAAATGTTGCAATAAACCTTGCAAAGCTTGGAAGGCAAATCGGGATTGCCTGCTCTTTGGGTCTTGACTCGCACGGCAAGCTGTTATTTGAGGACCTTAACAAGTGCGGGGTCGAGGTGGGCGGGGTAAAATTTTTCAAGGGAAAGTCAGGAATGTCAATAGTCCTTGTTGACAGGAATGCCGAAGTTGAAGTCATTGAGTCAGTAGGCGTGTGCGACAACTACATTGAAATTTCCGAAGACTACATAAGAAGCTTCAGGCACCTGCATGCAACTGGCACCAATTTTCAGGTAACAAAAGAAGCAATCGGCATGGCTTCCCGCCTTGGCCTTTCAGTCTCATTTGACCCGGGAAGGTCAAAGTCCGCCCTGGGTGAAAAAAAACTTGCGCCACTGCTTTCAAACATTGACCAGTTGCTTGTCAACAGAAAGGAGCTTGCACTCATCTGCGCGAGTCAAGGCCCATTGACAGCCAATCGGCGCCCTGCTGACATTTCTGAAAAAACCTGCGAGCTAAACGCAAAGCGGCTTGCACTAAAATACGGGATTGACGTGTGCGTAAAGGGCGGCAAGCACCAGATAATTGTTGCAGGCGGCAATGGCTCAAACAAGGGGAAGTTCTTCAAGTTCAATCCATTCCATGCAAATGTGGTTGACACAATCGGGGCTGGTGATGCTTTTGCGGCAGGCTTTATTGATGCGTATCTTGAAGGGCGAAGCCTTCAGCAGTGCGCAAAATTTGCCGCCGCCTGCGCTGCCGCCGAAATAACAGTTCCAGGCGCGCACACGGGAATTGACCGGGGGCTTATAATGAAAAAGTTCGGGCCCTGCTAATCGGCGCACCCTCGCCTTTACCTATGCCTTAACCTCAATTGCTTCAGGCTTCTTCCTAATCCCTTTTACAAGCCTTTCCAGCCTCTTTTCAAGCGGAGGGTGGTCACCGCTTGTTGCAAGTGAGGGGAATAGCAAAAACGCCATGTGTTCTATCGACCCACTAGGTATAATTATTGCAGTGTCAGCCATTTCTTGCAGCTTTGTTAATGCTGAACTCATTGCCTCCGGGCTAGTTTGGGACGCTGCAAATCTGTCGCAGTTATATTCCCTATACCGTTGTAATACAGTCGTGCCAAGCCAGATTAGTGACATGGCGCCATTTTCAGCTTTCTTTCCGGCTGCAATGGCAAAATTTGACCCGTAAACCGATGTGCAAAAAGTAACCAGCGCGCTTGCAATTTTTGTAAAAATGATTAGTGGAACCAAAAGAAAGAATGTTTTAATGCCTTCATTCCTTTTCAGATGGGCCATTTCATGGGCCATTATCGCTTCAACTTCGGACTTACTAAATGTCCCATCACAGTATCGGTTTTCAAGTTCTGTTGGAATCACAATATAATTTCCTGCAAAAGGAAACTGAAACACTCCAATTTCATTTTCCTGGCACAAAATCCTTACAGTTTCTGGCATTCTTACATTGGCTTTTTTTGCCATTCTTTCAACTGCTGCCTGTGTCATTTCCTGGCCCCTGCTTTTTTCACCCCAAACAGTCACCTTAGATTTAATCATGTTAAGAGCAGTTTCCCTGCAAATCCGTCTAGTTGCGCGAATTGGATGCAAAGCTATGTCGAAAAACGCGTTTTTTCCCCTTTTTGTTTCCCGTATCGAGGAAACGCATTGCTTTAGGGTGCCCATAACTAAATTTAGTGCTTGTTAAGTTTATAAATGTTACTAAAAGTGTAAATATATGAGTTTTCTGCCTAGTTATCCAACAAAAAAAGTTTTACTTATCTAAAGCTTTTTCCCCTTTCTCCTGTTCAAATCCTCAAGTGTCGGGGGCTGGCCTTCCTCCTCAACGTAGCCTTCAATCATGCTTGAAACGCTGCTTTCCGGCGTGTCCTCGACAACGTGGTAGGGCCACCTGCGCTGCTCTTCTTGCCTCTTGAGCTGCGCCTCAAGCTTTTCTTTTGCAAGCTTCCTGCGCTGCTCTTTTTGCTCTTCGGTTTCTTCGGCATGGCTTACCTGGTCAAGCGGGTGCTGTCCAGCACTGGCAGATTCCGTGCTCCCAGGCCCTGTTTCATCCGCGCCAATCGTCCTTACCTCTCTATCTTCTCCTGCTTCTATTTCCTCAAGGCCTCCATGGGTGGGGGTTTTTTCCCTTTCTTTTTTCCATTTTTCCGCAGTCCAGGCCATTTCATCTATTGGCTTTTGCCGCCTGTCCTGAGCTGCATTGGGTTGCTTTTCCTCGCCATGGACAAAAAGGCCAAATATGCCTTTCATTATGTCTTTTCCGTCTCCTGCTTTTTTTTGCACGTCCTGTGAGGTTTTGGCGCCAGGTGCCGCAATGCCCCCCTGTGCTTTTTCCCCAACGTGCTTAATCGTGTCAAGCGGATGCTCAAATTCTTCCTCCCCTTTTTCAGCATCCCGCAAGCCAGGCATTGCTACCCTCTCGCTCTCCCTTTTTTCAAATCCGGCCTTCTGCCGTTTTGCAATGTCCTCGTTTTTCCTGTCCCTGTCTTCAAAATCAAACATCTTTTCCGGCTCCGAAGTGAAGCTTATTTCAGTTCCCTTTCCCTGTTTTCCAGGGGCCTCAGATTTTTTTTCTGTAATCTCACCTGGCTTTGTGAATTCAACTCCGCCAACAGCCTCCTGCAAATATCTGGGGGCGGGGAAATGCCCTGGCATGTGCTGTTCCCACCATCCTGAAAGCATGTGCTCAACTTGCGCCGCCTGCCTTTCCTTTATTCCGCTGAAAAACTTGGACCCCTTCACAAAATCGGAAAACGGCTCAAACCTTGGCGTGTATGTCACGGAAATGACATCGCCTTTTTTTTCGTACAGCCTGACAAGGCCGCACTCAACGGCCCCCCTGTACGCATCTATGTCATCATCCTCTTTTTGCGCAGGGCAGCTGACAACTAATATCGAGCCTGTGCTTTCCATCATTGCAGCCCTGGCCTTGTGCATCATGTCGTTGTCATACGCGCCGCTTGCAACTGCAGTGTATGACGCCTCAAGCCTGTCTGCGGCAAAAAGGAAAGTGTGCTCAAAGTCAAAGCCAACCTCCTTCTCATCCTCGTCAAGAAATCCCCTGCCTCTCTGGAGCGTGTATTTTTTCGACTGCTCCACGTAGAACTTCTTTGCAAAATACGGCTCGAAAAGCACTATGACTACCTGCTGGTTTCGCCGGAAGATGCTGTTGAGTGTGAAAGTGCTGATAAAGTGGGCTGCCCTGTGGTCCACAAAAAGTATGATGCAGTCATTTTGCTTCAGCTCGAAATTTGCCTCCAAAAGGCCCTCCACAAAGGCAAAGGGATTTTCAAATGCGTTTTGCACGTAGTCGAACCTGACTTTGTCAAAATGCGGCTGCACCTCATGATAAAAGTCTATGTCTATGTCATTGACTATGGTTGCATTGCGCCCCTGCTCCTTTAGAGCCCTGCCAAATGCGTTGAGGCAGGTCCTCAACACGCTTCTTTTTATGTATGATTCCATTTTTCATCTTCCGCAAGCTTCGCGCGCCTCCTGTCCGCTTCCAACTTAGTTGCCCTCTATCTGCTCCCTTGTTCTCAGCCCCTTTTCTATTTTCTCAAGCATTATCCGCGCGTGCTTGACATTGAGGTCGGAGCCTCCGATTCCGCAGACAAACTGGGCAACCACATTGAGGTTCTTGCCGCCCTGCGCCACCTCAAGCAAGTCAAGGTAGACACTCCCCCTTGAGCCAAGCTTCAGCGCCCTTTCCATTACGCCAACCTTCTTGTTTTCAAGTATTTCGGCCACTTCATAGGGAAATGGCCTGAAGCACTTGAGGCGCACAAGGCCGCTTCTTATCCCCAGCTTTCG
Coding sequences within:
- a CDS encoding carbohydrate kinase family protein — protein: MQVKMAFSASSGLVDSHQPFYSRQNIACAMAGLDVLCVGHMLYDIRCYVGSFPKPDKASIIEQPIHTSSGGSAANVAINLAKLGRQIGIACSLGLDSHGKLLFEDLNKCGVEVGGVKFFKGKSGMSIVLVDRNAEVEVIESVGVCDNYIEISEDYIRSFRHLHATGTNFQVTKEAIGMASRLGLSVSFDPGRSKSALGEKKLAPLLSNIDQLLVNRKELALICASQGPLTANRRPADISEKTCELNAKRLALKYGIDVCVKGGKHQIIVAGGNGSNKGKFFKFNPFHANVVDTIGAGDAFAAGFIDAYLEGRSLQQCAKFAAACAAAEITVPGAHTGIDRGLIMKKFGPC